One cyanobiont of Ornithocercus magnificus DNA segment encodes these proteins:
- a CDS encoding adenylate kinase, producing MKHRILFLGPPGAGKGTQAQRLCATHDMIHLSTGDLLRAEVAAGSKLGYEVEATMNRGELITDSLVFAIVESHLRSQCGYWLLDGFPRSLAQAQSLEVLLLQLGQPIEAVVLLDLDDSMVLRRLAARGRTDDSETVIRHRLEVYHEKASPLINYYRQQGLLSTVAAQGTAEETAARIEEVIR from the coding sequence ATGAAGCACCGTATTCTCTTCCTAGGCCCTCCAGGTGCTGGTAAGGGCACTCAGGCGCAGCGGCTTTGCGCCACGCATGACATGATTCACCTCTCAACCGGGGATCTGCTACGTGCCGAGGTTGCTGCCGGCAGCAAGCTCGGGTACGAAGTCGAAGCCACAATGAACCGCGGTGAATTAATCACTGATTCACTTGTGTTCGCGATAGTTGAGAGCCACTTACGCAGTCAATGCGGTTACTGGTTGCTTGATGGTTTCCCCCGTAGCTTGGCTCAAGCTCAGTCACTAGAGGTGCTACTACTACAACTTGGTCAGCCAATTGAAGCCGTAGTCCTGCTAGACCTAGATGACAGTATGGTCCTAAGACGCCTGGCAGCGCGTGGACGCACAGACGACAGCGAAACTGTAATTCGGCATCGACTCGAAGTCTACCACGAGAAAGCTAGCCCGTTAATCAACTACTACCGGCAACAGGGACTGCTCAGTACCGTCGCTGCGCAAGGCACAGCTGAGGAGACTGCTGCGCGTATTGAGGAGGTGATCCGCTGA
- a CDS encoding 30S ribosomal protein S13 gives MARIAGIDIPRDKRVEVSLTYIYGIGPTRAKSILVKTGVDPDIRVKNLEDADVQKLRGATEAYTVEGDLRRQEGMALKRLQDIGCLRGRRHRMSLPVRGQRTRTNARTRRGARKTVAGKKK, from the coding sequence GTGGCAAGGATTGCTGGCATTGACATCCCTCGCGACAAGCGAGTTGAAGTTTCACTAACCTACATTTATGGAATTGGTCCAACCCGGGCTAAGAGCATCCTTGTAAAGACCGGGGTTGATCCTGACATCCGGGTTAAAAACCTTGAGGATGCCGATGTACAGAAACTCCGCGGCGCAACCGAGGCTTACACAGTTGAGGGTGACCTGCGCCGCCAGGAAGGCATGGCTTTAAAGCGCCTCCAGGACATTGGCTGCCTCCGCGGTCGTCGTCATCGTATGAGCTTGCCTGTACGAGGACAGCGGACCCGGACTAATGCCCGTACACGCCGTGGTGCTCGTAAAACTGTTGC